In bacterium, the sequence TTATTTATACACTGAATGGCCTTAATGAAGGTATCCATTTACTGAAGATTAAAGCATGGGATAATGCAAATAACTCTTCTGAGATATCGGCAGATTGTAAAGTTGTTCCGGAAAACAATCTTTTTTTTGAAGATGTGCTTCCCTATCCCAATCCGTTTTTCAGTACAACTTCCATTACATTTAAACTGAATATTGAGGCGGATATTACCATTAAAATATTTACTGTTGACGGAAGAATGATAAGAAAAATAGATTCAATATGGGCGGCTCCGGGATTTAATATGGTTGAGTGGGACGGGCTTGACAGTGCAGGAAACCAGATTGCAAATGGAGTCTATCTGTACAAATTGGAAGCCAGGGCTCAGGCCCAGTCCGGTGAACTCAGCAAGAGTTACATCGGTAAGGTTATGAAAATGCGTTAAAGTTATAAAGTTTGTAAAGTTTATAAAGTTGAAAGTTATAAAGTATATAATGTGTGATGTAGGGGAATCGGGGAATAAGGAAATAAAATCGGTATGGGTGCTGTACAAAAAGTACAACCTAAAATTACAGATGTCATCGTGAGGGATTCCGCTTTGCGGAAGACCGAAGCGATCTCATGAGTGATGCGGGGAGCAATGATTAGAATCTAATTTAATGTGAGGAGATTGCTTCGCATTCCACTGGCGCGGAATGCTCGCAATGACAGGGAAATTATAAAGTTGAAAGTTATAAAGTATATAATGTGTGATGTAGGGGAATCGGGGAATAAGGGAATGAAATTCTTTTAAAACCCCGAAGGGGTGACATTATTGCAGGAGAATTTATGTATTCGGATATAGTCAGGGATCATTTTGCAAATCCCCGGAACATCGGTGAAATAGCCTCTCCTGATGCTGCGGGTTCTGCAAAAAACGAGGCAGACGGTGACAAGGTAGAGCTTCAGCTTAAAATAAAGAATAATATAATCAGCGATGTAAAAGTAAAAGTTATGGGATGTGTTGCTGCAATTGCAAGCTCCAGCATGCTCACTGAAATGATTAAAGGGATGAAGGTTGACGAGGCAAGAAATTTTTCCAGGGAAAAACTCGTAACAGCACTCGGAGGGCTTCCCGAGCATAAGATCAGATGTTCCCTTACATGCATAGATGCTCTGCAAAATGCTCTTGATTCTTTTTCGGACTGATAAAACCAAATGGAAAAAGATTTTTATTATACTATAAGAAAGAGTTCTGTTTGCGAAATCAAGATTAAAGGTTCTCGTTTTATAGGGCATGTATTTAAAGCAGAAACCAGAGAATCGGCAGAAACTCATCTTGAGCAAATCAGAAAGCAGCACCACAGTGCAACACATAACTGTTTTGCATACAGAGTAGGATCAGGAGACTCCTCAATTTTCAGATCAAGTGATGACGGAGAACCTTCCGGAACTGCAGGCAGGCCCATTTTAGAGGCTCTTGATTCAAAAGAGCTGACAAATGCAGTTTGTATTGTCACCCGTTATTACGGAGGGACAAAACTCGGCACAGGGGGCTTAATTCGTGCTTATGGAGGTTGTGCGGCTGAGGCACTTGATGCAGCAGGATTAGAGAAAAAAATTATATTTCACAGAGTATCTATTCAGTTCCCTTATGAGCTGACTGGCTCTGTTATGGGTGTGATTTCTCAAACAGAATGTAAGGTCAATGAAACGAAGTACGGATCCGATACGGAGATGATTCTTGATGTACGTGTTTCATTGATAGATCAATTTATAAAAAGAGTTAATGATGCATGTTCCGGGAAAGCTGCTGTTTCCCGTATGGAGGAGTAGATTATTAAACTGATTATTTTGATAATTGCATTTATTTCCTCAGCTTTTTTTTCCGGTACTGAAACTGCACTTATAAGTGTTAATAGAATAAAGCTGGAAATCTGGATAAAAAGAGGGGTTAAAGGCGCTGAACGAATTTACGGGTTTCTCGGCAATATTGAGGCATCCCTGATAACCACTCTCGTAGGTACAAATATAGCAGTAATAGCAGCTTCAACCCTTATGACATTTTATCTTAAAAAAGTACTGAGCGGGTTCTGGATTGCTGCAGTAAGTTCCGCAATACTTCTTCTGGTCGGCGAGATACTTCCCAAAA encodes:
- a CDS encoding YigZ family protein, which translates into the protein MEKDFYYTIRKSSVCEIKIKGSRFIGHVFKAETRESAETHLEQIRKQHHSATHNCFAYRVGSGDSSIFRSSDDGEPSGTAGRPILEALDSKELTNAVCIVTRYYGGTKLGTGGLIRAYGGCAAEALDAAGLEKKIIFHRVSIQFPYELTGSVMGVISQTECKVNETKYGSDTEMILDVRVSLIDQFIKRVNDACSGKAAVSRMEE
- a CDS encoding iron-sulfur cluster assembly scaffold protein, coding for MYSDIVRDHFANPRNIGEIASPDAAGSAKNEADGDKVELQLKIKNNIISDVKVKVMGCVAAIASSSMLTEMIKGMKVDEARNFSREKLVTALGGLPEHKIRCSLTCIDALQNALDSFSD